The following nucleotide sequence is from Aedes aegypti strain LVP_AGWG chromosome 3, AaegL5.0 Primary Assembly, whole genome shotgun sequence.
CAGGAATAAACCTAGAAATGTTTGTGGGAACAGCAGGGACTGGATGGaatgttggagaaattcctaaggaaatatATTGATACACTTTATCAAGGAATCCTTGATCGAATTTATTGAGAGAGTCCTGGAtgatttctaaataaatttcgTGGACTAAACCCAGAAGAAATTTTGGGGCAACTTGTGAGAGAAACTGTagataaattattgaaataatcTATTTAAGAATTTATTGGCTGGAATCACGGGTGAGATCTTGTAGGGTATCCTAAAAAATCcctatagaaatttcttcaaaaactctgaCTTGATTTTCTCGGATGAACTCATTAGAAACTAGAGGAATCGGAAGaagagtttttggaggaatttctgaaagagaagATTAACCATTGCATTGTCCTTAATCTCCTTTCATCTATGCAGATAAGCGGATTCTATGCAAATTTTGACGaagttttcattatttcattacaagttttgatatttagcgtatatattatatataataACGCATTTAAAAACTCCAGTGGCTTATTTCTCAACACTACAATATTGACGTAAAACTCTTACACGAGTAGCGACAGAATTATTATTTTAACACGGGAAGCCCAAAATTGTATGGGGaaaaagtaatattttttaagCCTATTAGGATAATTTAGGTCATCAAAAATGACAAACTTCCAAAGTGTTCGTACTCTCATTCGTTTAGTTTGCATACTTATTCTCTAGGAATGCAGCTGGCACATCTTCCAGCCGAGTTCCAACAACAGTTCTCTCTCTACAAACAGTTGGCCATCAGGGGAGCAAGATTTTCAAAGTCAATCTTCTCGGTAATGTGCTTCGTCTTGATGTTGCCTTCCTGCACGGCCACCGTTATGTATTGGCCATCCTCCTTCCAGTTGTTCTTCTTGACCCAAGCGCGGAGAACATTATCTAGAACAATAAAATTTCAACGTTGAATTCCTGAACTTACTCAAATAAAGCTTTACTGTACTTACCGTCAACGTCTCCCAAAAGTCGCACCAAATATTGCTTCTCGATGGACTGGAAAGTGATTCCTACGACGTGACACACAAACTTCCGGATCGAATCGAAGAATCCGCTAATCTTCTTGAAGAAAGGTGGATTCTTGGCAACGCGGGACCAGAACAGCGTAAAGTCACACTTCTCCAGGATATCAGCCAGGTAAATGATTTCCTTGACCGTGTCGTCGTTCATCTGGGCCGGCAGCAGCAAACACTTGCACAGGACAAAATCGGTGTGGGGGAAGTTGGTCAAAGCTTTCAACAGAATCACGTACGTCACGTCCAGGTTCATCAGCTGCGGATTGAACTGATAGAGCTTCAGACAAGCTAGATTCGCTTCCAGATCGTACTGATTGTCGCGGGCTTGTTCCTCAACATATGCTTCGATCACTTTCAGATGTTCCGGATTGTAGCTGGAAGGAGGCAAGTAAACAAATCCCAGTTTTAGGTTAGCTTTCACTGCAATGAAGATTACACAGTCAATTAATATCTTTTTACATACCGTTCAATGCTTTTCAGCATATCCTGTATTGGCATAACTTTGCCATCTTCCATTTTCACGTAGTGCACcattttttgcaagaaaatcaggGAAAATTTACGCTGGAAATGCTACAACTTTCCACGACTGAACGGCGGATCGAAGAAAGAACACAAAAATTTGACAACTTTGCAGGGGTGTTCAAAATGACACTTTGGAGCCTGAATTTGAAAAGGGCGTCTCGTGTTTTGCTGCGTCTGGCCCTCTATTAGTGAGATTTTGAAACAATCCAACAATAATGTACACGGAGAAATGCAAATCgaaataccgggtacccccgttggtttgaccacatttaatctgaacactttttgatTTGTACCCCGATAATTTGCTCATCGTTCAGAGTAAAAATAGGTCAAACGTCATTCATTCTCACTTCTCTATATAAgggtccattcacaaatttcataacgctgaagagggtgggtgggtgtcctcgtgttgttacggttcatacaaaatttgttaaatgttcat
It contains:
- the LOC5567501 gene encoding eukaryotic translation initiation factor 3 subunit K, with the protein product MVHYVKMEDGKVMPIQDMLKSIERYNPEHLKVIEAYVEEQARDNQYDLEANLACLKLYQFNPQLMNLDVTYVILLKALTNFPHTDFVLCKCLLLPAQMNDDTVKEIIYLADILEKCDFTLFWSRVAKNPPFFKKISGFFDSIRKFVCHVVGITFQSIEKQYLVRLLGDVDDNVLRAWVKKNNWKEDGQYITVAVQEGNIKTKHITEKIDFENLAPLMANCL